Proteins co-encoded in one Candidatus Woesearchaeota archaeon genomic window:
- the ppsA gene encoding phosphoenolpyruvate synthase, whose amino-acid sequence MNTKATKFILWFDELGIEDVPIVGGKNASLGEMYRILVPQGVRIPNGFAVTAYAYHYLVEKAGIKASIQQILKGLDTQNVSDLAERGHKVREIIRTAKFPEELAVEIIAAYQKMCKLYGSRTDVAVRSSATAEDLPDASFAGQQETYLNIRGDSDLINACKNCFASLFTNRAISYRVDKGFDHFSIGLSIGVQKMVRSDKACSGVMFSIDTETGFQNAVFVTAAYGLGETVVQGAVNPDEYYVFKPTLKTGHKSILSKRVGEKKIMMVYSDKVQQTTKTVAVSEDQRKKFVLTDDEILTLSKWACIIEDHYSRKAGKFKPMDMEWAKDGVTNQLFIVQARPETVHSQQDLTQLKEYGLAKKGKVVVIGKAVGEKIGQGAAAIIKDVKDISQFKKGQVLVTEMTDPDWEPIMKIASAIVTNSGGRTCFPAGTKILTNKGFRNIEEIYDNHEEIEVPSLNRKTLKVEWKPVIASMKRRAEVIEIETSLTGRMKGNTLRLTPNHKMLTFNDAQLVDKEIQQMLHEQQMLLCAQKIPALTESTEKQKALAYLLGAISTDGSIYTSRTHGEVQFIQKETEEKKEFIEYVNTCLNETYNKEFSVSVKKTSSGEIRGKPAIGNANAYRCYSKEVAYTLLREQQTITQTLLKADESLIYSFLAGVIDGDGSLSAEKNRINIYCSKEYLFQAIIVGCLRIGIVPQATVNRTIWNIQIVEKVDEICKWTKRVKGKEERKRIGTRFFSARQLLGGSKYIGHFSTSLGKNLLLDAKKIDAAKKFLSPEYAQRIEHVLLSDTRMQRVSFAHDCGEQDVYNITVADNHNYVVFTERYTPVVVNNCHAAIVSRELGVPCVVGTNNGTEKIKQGQKVTVDCSSGDEAIVYDGLLKINVKVTDLKKIPETKTKIMMNLAAPEQAFEKSFLPNSGVGLARQEFIISSYIKVHPKALIHFDELKDKKLKEEIEEITYNYKDKKEFFIDKLSQGIATIGAAFYPKDVIVRMSDFKSNEYANLIGGHLYEPKEDNPMIGWRGASRYYTDYQEGFELECKAMRRVRETIGLTNVKVMIPFCRTIEEGKKVLDVMKKQGLVQGKNGLQVYVMCEIPSNVILAEEFLSIFDGFSIGSNDLTQLTLGVDRDSALVAHVYNESNEAVKLLVQRVVHVANKMKKHMGFCGQAPSDNIEFAKFLVECGIESMSLNPDSVVKTTLAVADVERKVKR is encoded by the coding sequence ATGAACACAAAAGCAACAAAATTTATTCTCTGGTTTGATGAGTTAGGTATTGAAGACGTCCCAATCGTGGGCGGCAAAAACGCGTCGTTGGGTGAAATGTATAGAATTCTTGTTCCGCAAGGAGTACGGATCCCCAATGGCTTTGCGGTAACCGCGTACGCGTATCATTATCTTGTGGAGAAAGCAGGAATTAAAGCAAGTATCCAGCAAATTTTGAAAGGATTAGATACACAGAATGTTTCTGATCTTGCGGAACGAGGGCATAAAGTACGAGAGATTATCAGAACCGCGAAGTTTCCAGAAGAGCTTGCGGTGGAAATCATAGCGGCATATCAAAAGATGTGCAAGCTATATGGGAGCAGAACAGATGTCGCGGTGCGATCGAGCGCGACAGCAGAAGATTTGCCAGACGCGAGTTTTGCGGGCCAGCAGGAGACCTATCTGAATATTCGTGGAGACAGTGACTTGATTAACGCGTGTAAGAATTGTTTTGCGTCTCTCTTCACCAATCGTGCGATTTCCTACAGAGTGGACAAGGGCTTTGACCATTTTTCTATTGGATTAAGTATTGGTGTCCAGAAGATGGTGCGTAGCGATAAGGCGTGTTCTGGCGTTATGTTTTCAATTGATACAGAAACAGGATTTCAAAACGCGGTCTTCGTTACAGCGGCGTATGGTCTTGGAGAAACCGTCGTTCAGGGCGCAGTCAACCCAGATGAGTATTATGTGTTTAAGCCAACATTAAAAACAGGGCATAAATCAATTTTATCAAAACGTGTTGGCGAGAAAAAAATAATGATGGTGTATAGTGATAAAGTGCAGCAGACAACAAAGACTGTCGCGGTTTCAGAAGACCAGCGAAAGAAATTCGTGCTCACTGATGATGAAATTTTAACCCTCTCAAAATGGGCGTGCATTATTGAAGATCATTATTCGCGAAAAGCAGGAAAGTTCAAACCAATGGATATGGAATGGGCAAAAGATGGCGTCACAAACCAATTATTTATTGTGCAGGCTCGTCCAGAAACAGTGCATTCACAACAGGATTTGACGCAGTTAAAAGAGTATGGGCTCGCGAAAAAAGGAAAAGTAGTGGTTATTGGAAAAGCGGTTGGCGAAAAGATTGGTCAAGGAGCGGCGGCAATAATCAAGGATGTCAAGGATATTTCGCAGTTCAAGAAAGGGCAAGTTTTGGTCACAGAAATGACAGATCCGGATTGGGAACCAATTATGAAGATTGCGAGTGCGATTGTCACGAATAGTGGGGGGAGGACGTGTTTTCCAGCAGGCACTAAAATTTTAACAAATAAAGGATTTAGAAATATTGAAGAGATTTATGACAATCATGAGGAGATTGAAGTTCCTTCGTTAAACAGGAAGACGCTCAAAGTAGAGTGGAAGCCGGTTATTGCTTCCATGAAAAGAAGAGCAGAAGTTATTGAAATTGAAACATCATTGACAGGGAGAATGAAGGGCAACACATTGCGGCTTACGCCAAATCATAAAATGCTCACCTTTAATGATGCTCAATTAGTTGATAAAGAAATTCAACAGATGCTTCATGAACAGCAAATGCTTTTGTGTGCGCAAAAAATTCCAGCGCTTACAGAATCAACTGAAAAACAAAAAGCACTAGCATACCTTTTAGGTGCAATAAGCACAGATGGGAGCATTTATACCTCTAGAACACATGGTGAAGTACAGTTTATTCAGAAAGAAACAGAAGAAAAAAAAGAATTTATTGAATATGTAAATACATGCTTAAATGAAACATACAATAAAGAGTTTAGCGTGTCAGTCAAAAAAACAAGTAGTGGAGAGATTAGAGGAAAACCAGCGATTGGCAATGCGAATGCGTATCGCTGTTATAGCAAAGAGGTTGCGTATACGCTGCTTCGGGAACAGCAGACAATAACGCAAACGCTCCTGAAAGCGGATGAATCTCTTATTTATTCTTTCCTTGCGGGAGTTATTGATGGCGATGGGTCATTAAGCGCAGAAAAAAATAGAATTAATATTTATTGTTCTAAGGAATATCTGTTTCAGGCAATAATCGTGGGCTGCCTTAGAATTGGAATTGTTCCGCAAGCAACAGTAAACAGAACAATTTGGAACATCCAGATTGTTGAAAAAGTAGATGAAATTTGTAAATGGACAAAAAGAGTTAAAGGGAAAGAAGAAAGAAAAAGAATAGGAACAAGATTTTTTAGTGCAAGGCAGCTTTTAGGAGGAAGCAAGTACATTGGACATTTCTCCACAAGTTTAGGTAAAAATCTTTTATTAGATGCAAAAAAAATAGATGCTGCAAAAAAGTTTCTTTCTCCAGAGTATGCGCAAAGAATTGAACATGTTTTACTATCAGATACAAGAATGCAGAGAGTTTCATTCGCTCATGATTGTGGTGAGCAGGATGTGTACAATATTACTGTCGCGGATAATCATAACTATGTTGTCTTTACAGAGAGATATACTCCAGTTGTAGTCAATAACTGTCACGCGGCGATTGTCAGCAGAGAGTTAGGAGTCCCATGTGTCGTCGGAACAAATAATGGGACAGAAAAAATAAAGCAAGGTCAAAAAGTGACAGTAGACTGTTCGAGTGGCGATGAAGCAATCGTTTATGATGGATTGTTGAAAATAAATGTTAAGGTCACGGATCTGAAAAAAATTCCAGAAACAAAAACAAAAATCATGATGAATCTTGCGGCGCCTGAGCAGGCGTTTGAGAAATCATTTTTGCCAAATAGCGGCGTGGGATTAGCGCGACAAGAGTTTATTATAAGTTCGTACATTAAAGTGCATCCAAAAGCGTTAATTCATTTTGATGAATTGAAAGATAAAAAGCTCAAAGAGGAGATTGAAGAAATAACATACAATTACAAAGATAAAAAGGAATTTTTTATTGACAAACTCAGCCAGGGCATCGCGACAATTGGTGCAGCGTTTTATCCAAAAGATGTGATTGTCAGGATGAGTGACTTCAAGAGCAATGAGTATGCGAATCTTATTGGGGGTCATTTGTATGAACCAAAGGAAGATAACCCAATGATTGGCTGGCGTGGCGCGTCTCGGTATTATACAGATTATCAGGAAGGATTTGAGTTAGAATGTAAAGCAATGAGAAGAGTCAGAGAAACAATTGGCTTGACCAATGTCAAAGTCATGATTCCGTTCTGTCGAACAATTGAAGAAGGGAAAAAAGTATTGGACGTCATGAAAAAACAAGGACTGGTACAGGGCAAGAATGGCTTGCAGGTCTATGTGATGTGCGAAATCCCCTCTAATGTCATCTTGGCAGAAGAATTCCTCAGCATTTTTGATGGATTCTCGATTGGTTCAAATGATCTCACGCAACTCACGTTAGGAGTTGATCGTGATTCAGCGTTAGTCGCGCATGTCTATAACGAGAGCAACGAAGCGGTCAAGCTTCTTGTTCAGCGTGTTGTCCATGTCGCGAATAAAATGAAGAAGCACATGGGTTTCTGTGGGCAGGCGCCAAGCGATAATATCGAATTCGCGAAGTTCCTCGTCGAGTGTGGAATTGAGTCCATGTCTTTGAATCCAGATTCTGTGGTGAAGACAACGTTGGCAGTTGCGGATGTGGAGAGGAAAGTGAAGAGGTAA
- a CDS encoding cupredoxin domain-containing protein encodes MRKILMVIVIAVLLLALGACRQEANTTGKTTESADTDSEGADNEDAEDSETTETETADENVDVNADEEAFVQTGKAREEVTVTIDGASPSTIVVEKGELVTLVVYSERVKPTQVYNEDLLVDENVDRARTIELTIETNEEGVFYFTDKNTGDELFKFMVAGMSFGQSN; translated from the coding sequence ATGAGGAAAATTCTAATGGTTATTGTTATTGCAGTGCTTCTTCTTGCACTTGGCGCATGCAGACAGGAAGCAAATACTACTGGGAAAACAACTGAGTCCGCAGACACTGATTCTGAGGGAGCAGACAACGAAGACGCAGAAGATAGCGAAACTACTGAAACAGAAACTGCAGACGAAAATGTTGATGTCAACGCAGATGAAGAAGCGTTTGTCCAGACAGGCAAAGCACGAGAAGAAGTTACTGTTACTATTGATGGCGCAAGCCCTTCCACTATTGTTGTTGAAAAAGGAGAACTTGTCACGCTTGTTGTATACAGCGAACGAGTAAAACCAACACAGGTTTACAATGAAGATCTTCTTGTTGACGAAAATGTGGACAGAGCAAGAACTATTGAACTCACTATCGAAACAAATGAAGAAGGCGTCTTTTACTTCACTGACAAAAACACTGGCGATGAACTGTTTAAGTTTATGGTCGCTGGCATGAGTTTTGGTCAGAGCAATTAG
- a CDS encoding response regulator, with the protein MIKKIILVADDEPHIVDLIKLSLGAEDYEIIEATDGKEVLKLVAKKKPDLILLDVMMPGLDGYEVCRRLRQNPATKDIVIAMVSAKKEDHDILTGIDKGAIAYITKPFSPIELQEKVRELLRL; encoded by the coding sequence ATGATAAAAAAGATCATCCTTGTTGCTGACGATGAACCACACATTGTCGATCTTATCAAACTCAGTTTAGGTGCTGAAGACTATGAAATTATCGAAGCAACAGACGGCAAAGAAGTTCTCAAACTCGTCGCAAAGAAAAAACCTGATCTCATTCTTCTCGATGTCATGATGCCTGGCCTTGATGGCTACGAAGTGTGCAGAAGACTTCGGCAAAACCCCGCGACAAAAGACATTGTCATCGCAATGGTTTCCGCGAAAAAAGAAGATCATGATATTTTAACAGGCATTGACAAAGGAGCAATCGCTTACATCACCAAACCATTCAGTCCTATTGAATTGCAAGAAAAAGTCCGCGAATTACTTCGCCTCTGA
- a CDS encoding 50S ribosomal protein L31e, protein MAEKLERTYTIPLRREYLKVPQYRRTEKASRALREFLVKHMKSENIRIGKFLNEHLWMHGMKNPPHHVRVNVVKVPEGTVYAELFGKPLKFGKDEKKEGKAAKEEKKAEKSVENIVDAEVTSEKKETKAKPKKEANKE, encoded by the coding sequence ATGGCTGAAAAACTAGAACGAACATACACCATTCCACTCCGAAGAGAATACCTCAAAGTTCCTCAATACAGACGAACTGAAAAAGCATCTCGCGCGCTTCGCGAATTCCTCGTCAAACATATGAAATCTGAAAATATCAGAATCGGCAAATTTCTTAACGAACATCTTTGGATGCATGGTATGAAAAACCCGCCACATCACGTACGCGTGAATGTTGTGAAAGTTCCAGAAGGAACTGTTTACGCAGAACTTTTCGGCAAGCCACTCAAATTTGGCAAAGATGAGAAAAAGGAAGGAAAAGCTGCGAAAGAAGAAAAGAAAGCTGAGAAATCAGTAGAAAATATTGTTGACGCAGAAGTCACTTCTGAAAAGAAAGAAACTAAAGCAAAGCCAAAGAAAGAAGCGAATAAGGAATAA
- the rpl39e gene encoding 50S ribosomal protein L39e (part of the polypeptide exit tunnel in the 50S ribosomal complex): MARNIHVSRKLRLAKVGKQTRWAPFWAVPKKYGKGRRVHPGRLTVVKRNWRRVKTKA, from the coding sequence ATGGCACGAAATATTCATGTAAGCAGAAAATTACGATTAGCAAAAGTCGGCAAACAGACTCGATGGGCACCTTTCTGGGCAGTTCCTAAAAAGTACGGCAAAGGAAGACGAGTGCACCCTGGACGACTCACTGTTGTCAAAAGAAACTGGCGCCGCGTTAAAACAAAAGCATAA
- a CDS encoding 30S ribosomal protein S19e, whose protein sequence is MPKFQESDPQKLITAVAQELKKQSTFKAPVWASFAKTGANAARPPMDPDWWYARAAALLRKIAVRGPIGTEKLRVIYGGRKRRGHQPAEFRKTGGSAIRKVLQQLQTAGYVKYKDKGIKKGRIITPQGLSFLDKVAKTVKNQ, encoded by the coding sequence ATGCCAAAATTCCAAGAATCTGATCCTCAGAAACTTATTACCGCAGTAGCACAAGAACTGAAAAAACAAAGCACGTTCAAAGCTCCCGTGTGGGCATCATTCGCAAAAACAGGCGCTAACGCAGCACGTCCTCCTATGGATCCTGACTGGTGGTACGCTCGCGCAGCAGCACTTCTTCGTAAAATCGCAGTTCGCGGTCCAATCGGAACAGAAAAGCTCCGTGTTATCTACGGCGGCAGAAAACGACGAGGACACCAACCCGCGGAATTCAGAAAAACAGGCGGAAGCGCAATCAGAAAAGTATTGCAGCAACTCCAAACAGCGGGATATGTTAAATATAAAGACAAAGGCATCAAAAAAGGACGAATCATTACTCCACAAGGACTTTCTTTCCTTGACAAAGTCGCGAAAACAGTCAAAAACCAGTGA
- a CDS encoding adenylate kinase yields MRIIFLGPPGVGKGTQAQRICKKYTIPQISTGDMFRQAIKEQTPLGKKADALMKEGKLIDDSITIGLVKERLQKSDCKNGYLLDGFPRTIPQAEGFDHLLKEIKQKLDAVISLIVDEAVLIKRLSGRRSCPKCSAVFHIETNPPKKKDICDKCGEKLMQRDDDKPETVHKRMETYRTLTAPLIQYYKKKKMLREVNGDQEIQVVFNEIVKILEKK; encoded by the coding sequence ATGCGAATCATCTTTCTCGGTCCACCTGGTGTTGGCAAAGGAACACAAGCACAGCGCATCTGTAAAAAATATACCATTCCCCAGATTTCTACAGGCGATATGTTTCGGCAAGCGATTAAAGAACAAACTCCTTTGGGGAAAAAAGCAGACGCGTTGATGAAAGAAGGAAAGCTCATCGATGACAGCATCACCATTGGCTTAGTCAAAGAACGATTGCAGAAATCAGATTGCAAAAACGGTTATCTTCTTGATGGATTTCCGCGAACAATTCCGCAGGCAGAAGGGTTTGATCATTTACTTAAAGAAATAAAACAAAAATTAGACGCAGTAATTTCTCTCATCGTGGATGAAGCAGTGCTCATCAAACGACTCTCAGGAAGACGTTCTTGTCCAAAGTGCAGTGCTGTATTTCACATCGAGACAAATCCTCCAAAGAAGAAAGACATCTGTGACAAATGCGGAGAAAAGCTCATGCAGCGCGATGATGACAAGCCAGAAACAGTGCACAAACGTATGGAAACCTACAGAACACTGACTGCTCCATTAATTCAGTATTACAAAAAGAAAAAAATGTTGCGTGAAGTGAACGGAGATCAGGAAATTCAAGTAGTGTTCAACGAAATTGTAAAAATTCTTGAAAAGAAATAA
- a CDS encoding Lrp/AsnC family transcriptional regulator, giving the protein MNIDNKDKAILNALLENSRLSLREIAKKTGMSTATVMHRMHALEKEKIIGHYGAQLDYEKLGYDITIIVEVQVSKGKLEQVEKKIALHPNVVAVYDVTGAFDVVIIARFRNRKLMDAFLKHIQTFDFVLRTNTQLVLKTMKEERIKVQ; this is encoded by the coding sequence ATGAATATCGACAATAAAGACAAAGCGATTCTCAACGCGCTTCTCGAAAACAGCAGACTCAGTCTTCGAGAAATTGCAAAAAAGACAGGGATGAGCACTGCAACTGTTATGCATCGGATGCATGCTCTTGAAAAAGAAAAAATAATTGGACATTATGGCGCGCAGCTCGATTATGAAAAATTAGGATACGACATCACTATTATCGTTGAAGTGCAAGTCAGCAAAGGAAAACTGGAGCAAGTGGAGAAAAAGATTGCGTTACATCCCAATGTTGTTGCTGTCTACGATGTGACTGGCGCATTTGATGTGGTGATTATTGCACGATTTAGAAATAGGAAACTTATGGACGCATTTTTGAAACATATTCAGACGTTTGATTTTGTGTTGCGAACAAATACACAATTAGTTTTGAAGACCATGAAAGAAGAAAGGATTAAGGTGCAATAA
- a CDS encoding glutamine synthetase beta-grasp domain-containing protein yields MKVIAEYLWLDGVNPTASIRGKPKVFDGEDGTTIDALTLPDEGIKRIPTWGFDGSSTEQAEGHASDCVLRPVRVYHDPIRSRIRPEYLSILVLNEVMIVPGDTPHPSNTRALLRAQVEAHKAAEFWFGLEQEYTFMRADQGGVGRPLGFPKKGFPGKQGPYYCGVGGDRIFGREIMEKHLFACLDAKLVIAGANGEVMPGQWEYQMGNGTPASDPLRVADDLIIARYLMNRIAEEYGVIASLAAKPEKDWNGAGMHTNFSNKAMRESDVGFSEIIERLRRNHDAHIRVYGDGIQDRLTGHHETCSFREFRAGVSDRGASIRIPWQVAVDHKGYLEDRRPCANVDPYVVEARIMETVMGK; encoded by the coding sequence ATGAAAGTAATTGCAGAATATTTGTGGTTGGATGGGGTAAATCCAACAGCATCGATCCGTGGAAAGCCAAAAGTGTTTGATGGAGAAGATGGAACAACAATAGATGCATTAACGCTTCCTGATGAAGGGATAAAAAGAATTCCAACATGGGGATTTGATGGGAGTAGCACAGAGCAAGCAGAAGGTCATGCATCTGATTGCGTTCTAAGACCAGTTCGTGTTTATCATGATCCAATACGATCTCGAATACGACCAGAATATCTTTCTATCTTAGTATTAAATGAAGTCATGATTGTTCCAGGAGACACACCGCATCCTTCTAACACTCGTGCGTTACTTCGTGCACAAGTGGAGGCGCATAAAGCAGCAGAATTTTGGTTTGGCTTAGAACAGGAGTATACATTTATGAGAGCAGATCAAGGAGGAGTTGGAAGACCATTAGGCTTCCCAAAAAAAGGTTTTCCAGGAAAACAAGGTCCATATTATTGTGGAGTAGGAGGAGATAGAATTTTTGGAAGAGAGATTATGGAAAAACATCTTTTCGCGTGTCTCGATGCAAAGTTAGTAATTGCGGGAGCAAATGGAGAAGTTATGCCTGGGCAATGGGAGTACCAAATGGGTAACGGAACACCAGCAAGTGACCCATTGAGAGTAGCGGATGATTTAATCATTGCAAGATATCTTATGAACAGAATCGCGGAAGAGTACGGCGTTATTGCGTCTCTTGCTGCAAAACCAGAGAAAGACTGGAATGGTGCGGGCATGCATACAAACTTCTCAAACAAAGCAATGCGAGAAAGTGATGTAGGTTTCTCTGAGATAATTGAGCGGTTGCGAAGAAATCATGACGCGCATATTAGAGTGTATGGCGATGGAATTCAAGATAGATTAACAGGCCATCATGAAACGTGTAGTTTCAGAGAGTTCAGAGCAGGAGTTTCTGATAGAGGAGCAAGCATAAGAATCCCATGGCAAGTTGCAGTGGACCATAAAGGATACCTTGAAGACAGACGACCTTGTGCAAATGTTGATCCATACGTTGTTGAAGCAAGAATAATGGAAACAGTAATGGGCAAATAA
- the gatE gene encoding Glu-tRNA(Gln) amidotransferase subunit GatE, translated as MPTKGLKVGLEIHQQVAGKKLFCNCPAELATEDEKPNLIVKRFLRAVVGETGEIDIAAAHEQKKQKYFLYNCYDAYNCLVDIDEEPPQPINKEALETALVVAQLLHAHIVDEIQVMRKTVVDGSNTTGFQRTSLVAQNGFIEVDGRKIGVDTICLEEDSAKIVERKGDFDVYDLSRLGVPLIEIATDASIDSPELAQKVAEKIGMVLRSTGKVKRGLGTIRQDVNVSITGGQRVEIKGAQDLKLVPTIVKNEMQRQQTLLDVQKQLGKFAIEKDFIDVTPVLEKCSSKIVQNILNENGVIYGLKLDGFAGLLGKETMPGKRIGSELSMYAKAAAGVGGLFHSDELPKYGIEQEYVDLVKKKLGCGVKDGFVIIADQREKVLRALEAVYDRVLSLQHGVLKEVRNAHEDGTTSFMRPIPGASRMYPETDVMPLVADVSDLKLPKLLEESSADFVKLGLAKDLADLIAKSGKAAVFEKWIAQFSQLKPAFIAETMIPKIREVKRKYNVEIEKITDEKLEEVFAQLDKGSVPKEALDDVLLDLAKEETCDFSKYQSMNDAALENILKKIVADGKGAPLGTLMGFAMKELRGKADGKKINEILRRLIV; from the coding sequence ATGCCAACCAAAGGACTCAAAGTAGGTCTTGAAATTCATCAGCAAGTCGCTGGAAAAAAATTATTCTGCAATTGCCCTGCTGAACTTGCAACTGAAGATGAAAAACCAAACCTCATAGTCAAACGATTCCTTCGCGCAGTTGTCGGGGAAACTGGTGAAATAGATATTGCCGCTGCACACGAACAAAAAAAACAAAAATATTTCCTCTATAATTGTTACGACGCGTATAATTGTCTTGTGGACATTGATGAAGAACCCCCACAACCAATAAACAAAGAAGCGCTCGAAACCGCGCTTGTTGTCGCGCAATTATTGCACGCGCATATTGTTGATGAAATTCAAGTGATGCGAAAAACTGTTGTCGATGGTTCCAACACGACTGGCTTTCAACGAACCTCTCTCGTCGCGCAAAATGGCTTTATCGAAGTCGATGGCAGAAAAATAGGAGTTGACACGATTTGCTTAGAAGAAGATTCCGCAAAAATCGTTGAAAGAAAAGGTGACTTTGACGTTTATGATTTATCCCGGCTTGGTGTTCCACTCATTGAAATCGCGACTGACGCAAGCATCGACAGTCCTGAACTCGCGCAAAAAGTCGCTGAAAAAATTGGCATGGTCCTTCGTTCTACCGGAAAGGTTAAACGAGGTCTTGGCACTATTCGACAAGACGTCAATGTCTCGATTACAGGAGGACAACGGGTAGAAATTAAAGGCGCGCAAGATTTGAAGTTGGTTCCCACTATTGTTAAAAATGAAATGCAGCGACAACAAACACTGCTTGATGTTCAAAAACAACTTGGTAAATTCGCGATTGAAAAAGATTTTATTGACGTTACTCCTGTTCTTGAGAAGTGTTCATCTAAGATTGTCCAGAATATATTAAATGAAAATGGCGTGATTTATGGATTAAAGTTAGACGGTTTTGCAGGATTGCTTGGCAAAGAAACAATGCCTGGCAAACGAATTGGCTCTGAACTCTCGATGTACGCGAAAGCCGCGGCAGGCGTTGGTGGCTTATTTCACAGTGATGAACTTCCTAAATATGGCATTGAACAAGAGTATGTTGATCTTGTCAAGAAGAAGTTAGGTTGTGGTGTGAAAGATGGATTTGTGATTATCGCTGATCAACGCGAGAAAGTATTACGCGCACTTGAAGCAGTGTATGATCGTGTACTTTCTTTGCAGCATGGCGTACTCAAAGAAGTTCGCAACGCACATGAAGATGGAACAACATCCTTCATGCGACCAATCCCTGGCGCTAGCCGTATGTATCCTGAAACAGATGTCATGCCGCTTGTTGCTGATGTGAGTGACTTAAAATTACCAAAATTACTTGAAGAAAGTTCTGCTGATTTTGTCAAGCTTGGGCTCGCAAAAGATCTTGCGGATTTAATTGCGAAATCTGGCAAGGCTGCTGTTTTTGAAAAATGGATAGCGCAGTTCTCCCAACTAAAACCCGCGTTTATCGCGGAAACTATGATCCCAAAAATTCGTGAAGTGAAAAGAAAATACAATGTTGAGATTGAGAAAATTACTGATGAGAAACTTGAAGAAGTCTTTGCGCAACTTGATAAAGGCAGTGTTCCAAAAGAAGCACTTGATGATGTGCTTCTTGATCTCGCAAAAGAAGAAACGTGTGATTTTTCCAAATATCAAAGTATGAATGATGCTGCGCTTGAGAATATCTTGAAGAAAATTGTTGCGGATGGCAAAGGAGCGCCGCTTGGAACGCTCATGGGATTTGCGATGAAAGAACTTCGCGGCAAAGCTGATGGAAAAAAGATCAATGAGATTTTACGAAGATTGATTGTGTAG
- a CDS encoding class I SAM-dependent methyltransferase, producing the protein MEIRIPLENPVDALRRLQRERAILAQTRWAPVHNYAHYDDVADKFNDWASDYFGNTYDVQLAKAPEVHLLFSEMVLPLLRPASEILDVGCGTGLVGAPFVASGHTVDGIDISREMLKKTKERGYRDTWKQNIVHGIDLKDRKYDALISVGVFGEYVPPVLALQRALPYLRQRAVVAFTTEKTTTNLDDVLDVLRQYRFIDHTPVERAVYNEKKANLIPQDYYYITAVRM; encoded by the coding sequence ATGGAGATAAGAATACCACTAGAAAATCCCGTTGACGCGCTGCGCCGCCTCCAGCGAGAGCGAGCAATCCTTGCCCAAACACGCTGGGCTCCAGTCCATAACTATGCCCATTATGATGATGTTGCTGATAAATTTAATGACTGGGCATCAGACTATTTTGGGAATACATATGACGTACAACTCGCAAAAGCGCCAGAAGTGCATTTACTTTTTTCTGAGATGGTGCTTCCTCTTCTCCGACCTGCATCAGAAATTCTTGACGTGGGGTGCGGAACGGGTTTAGTAGGAGCACCATTTGTTGCATCTGGGCACACTGTTGATGGCATTGATATTTCTCGAGAAATGCTGAAAAAAACAAAAGAACGAGGATATAGAGATACGTGGAAACAAAATATTGTCCATGGAATAGACCTCAAAGACAGAAAATATGACGCGCTCATTTCTGTCGGGGTTTTTGGGGAATATGTGCCACCTGTTCTTGCGCTGCAACGCGCATTGCCTTATCTTAGACAGCGAGCAGTCGTTGCTTTTACAACAGAGAAGACAACCACAAATCTTGATGACGTGCTTGATGTGCTTCGACAGTATAGATTTATTGATCATACTCCTGTTGAACGAGCAGTGTATAATGAAAAAAAGGCAAATTTAATTCCGCAAGATTATTATTACATTACTGCAGTGAGGATGTAG